From a region of the Cygnus atratus isolate AKBS03 ecotype Queensland, Australia chromosome 3, CAtr_DNAZoo_HiC_assembly, whole genome shotgun sequence genome:
- the TJAP1 gene encoding tight junction-associated protein 1 isoform X2, with translation MSSTAPSKKPYRKAPPQHREIRHEVPIIRDDQDGVILAEQSQEPLTDAERMKLLQHENEELRRRLTYVTNKMEAMERELESGQDYLEMELGQNREELEKFKDKFRRLQNSYTASQRTNQDLEEKLHALIKKAEMDRKTLDWEIVELTNKLLDAKTTINKLEELNERYRQDCNLAVQLLKCNKSHFRNHKFADLPYELQDMVNKHLHSTQESSGPGQEATHTLAPSDVVPTSVIARVLEKPESLVLNSAKSSSGSCPMAEDVFVHVDMSGAPPDACNSAGQLGKEGGDAGKQQNGGCKPQSSVESVPEDVPAFEKLSPYPTPSPPHPMYPGRKVIEFSEDKVRIPKNSPLPNCTYATRQAISLSLVQSEDESCDRHRTLPSSPASEGRRSASSCSCQQSPKAARAHGSSQSSPFSSPPQIPSAFASSASSEEDLLANWQRMFVDKAPPTSERVLMNRTAFSRDTAPELQKRFSRSMQELGRAASAYSDGEESAQSCSWTVSRDSSVDTDSTESRARRSHFSSDYGTDFSQDEAQKLLQGSGGGPAEPGSPPPEKHKDYVDLGLPESSADEREMLLQGSKESSQGGAQEESGEGSRVKPPFSRPHRSPKRMGVHHLHRKDSLTQAQEQGNLLS, from the exons GAGCCCTTGACGGATGCAGAAAGGATGAA GTTGCTGCAGCATGAGAACGAAGAACTGCGCCGGCGGCTGACATACGTGACTAACAAAATGGAGGCGATGGAGAGGGAGCTGGAGTCGGGTCAAGACTACCTGGAGATGGAGCTGGGCCAGAACCGTGAGGAGCTGGAGAAATTCAAAGACAAATTCCGTAg GTTGCAGAACAGCTACACTGCCTCCCAGAGAACCAACCAAGACCTGGAGGAGAAGCTGCATGCCCTA ATTAAAAAGGCAGAGATGGACCGCAAGACGCTGGACTGGGAGATTGTAGAGCTCACTAATAAATTGCTTGATGCAAAAACTACCATCAATAAGCTGGAAGAACTCAAC GAACGCTACCGACAGGACTGTAACCTCGCGGTACAGCTGCTCAAGTGTAACAAGTCCCACTTCAGGAACCACAAGTTTGCTGAT cttCCCTATGAGCTGCAGGACATGGTCAATAAGCATTTGCACAGCACTCAGGAGTCTTCAGGCCCTGGTCAAGAGGCAACCCATACCTTGGCCCCGTCTGATGTTGTGCCCACCTCAGTCATTGCCAGAGTTCTGGAGAAGCCAGAATCTCTGGTGCTGAATTCAGCCAAGTCCAGCAGTGGCAGCTGTCCCATGGCTGAGGATGTGTTTGTGCACGTGGACATGAGTGGAGCCCCTCCTGATGCCTGCAACAGTGCGggacagctggggaaggagggaggggatgcGGGCAAGCAGCAGAACGGTGGCTGCAAGCCGCAGAGCAGTGTGGAAAGCGTGCCCGAGGACGTGCCAGCCTTTGAGAAGCTAAGTCCGTACCCTACGCCATCACCCCCCCATCCCATGTACCCTGGGCGCAAAGTGATCGAGTTCTCTGAGGACAAAGTAAGGATCCCGAAGAACAGCCCCCTGCCCAACTGTACGTATGCTACGCGCCAGGCCATCTCGCTCAGCCTGGTACAGAGCGAGGACGAGAGCTGTGACAGGCACCGGacgctccccagcagccccgctTCGGAAGGGCGCCGCTCGGCCTCCAGCTGTTCCTGCCAGCAGTCCCCCAAAGCAGCCAGGGCTCACGGCTCTTCCCAGAGCAGCCCGTTCAGCAGCCCTCCCCAAATCCCGAGCGCCTTcgccagctctgccagctctgaGGAGGACCTGCTGGCCAACTGGCAGCGTATGTTCGTGGACAAGGCGCCCCCCACCTCGGAGCGGGTGCTGATGAACCGCACGGCCTTCAGCCGCGACACGGCCCCTGAGCTGCAGAAGAGGTTCAGCCGCTccatgcaggagctggggagggcagcCTCGGCTTACTCGGACGGCGAGGAGTCTgcgcagagctgcagctggaccGTGAGCCGGGACTCGAGCGTGGACACGGACAGCACCGAGTCCAGAGCCCGCAGGAGCCATTTCTCCTCCGACTACGGCACGGATTTCTCCCAGGATGAAGCCCAGAAGCTGTtgcagggaagtggtggaggcCCTGCTGAGCCTGGAAGCCCCCCACCGGAGAAGCACAAGGACTACGTGGACCTTGGCTTGCCCGAGAGCTCAGCTGACGAGAGAGAAATGTTGCTCCAGGGAAGCAAGGAGAGCAGCCAAGGAGGAGCTCAGGAGGAGAGtggagaaggcagcagggtcAAGCCTCCCTTCAGCCGACCGCACCGCAGCCCCAAGAGGATGGGGGTCCACCACTTACATCGCAAGGACAGTCTGACGCAAGCCCAGGAGCAAGGCAACCTTCTCAGCtga
- the TJAP1 gene encoding tight junction-associated protein 1 isoform X3 yields the protein MEAMERELESGQDYLEMELGQNREELEKFKDKFRRLQNSYTASQRTNQDLEEKLHALIKKAEMDRKTLDWEIVELTNKLLDAKTTINKLEELNERYRQDCNLAVQLLKCNKSHFRNHKFADLPYELQDMVNKHLHSTQESSGPGQEATHTLAPSDVVPTSVIARVLEKPESLVLNSAKSSSGSCPMAEDVFVHVDMSGAPPDACNSAGQLGKEGGDAGKQQNGGCKPQSSVESVPEDVPAFEKLSPYPTPSPPHPMYPGRKVIEFSEDKVRIPKNSPLPNCTYATRQAISLSLVQSEDESCDRHRTLPSSPASEGRRSASSCSCQQSPKAARAHGSSQSSPFSSPPQIPSAFASSASSEEDLLANWQRMFVDKAPPTSERVLMNRTAFSRDTAPELQKRFSRSMQELGRAASAYSDGEESAQSCSWTVSRDSSVDTDSTESRARRSHFSSDYGTDFSQDEAQKLLQGSGGGPAEPGSPPPEKHKDYVDLGLPESSADEREMLLQGSKESSQGGAQEESGEGSRVKPPFSRPHRSPKRMGVHHLHRKDSLTQAQEQGNLLS from the exons ATGGAGGCGATGGAGAGGGAGCTGGAGTCGGGTCAAGACTACCTGGAGATGGAGCTGGGCCAGAACCGTGAGGAGCTGGAGAAATTCAAAGACAAATTCCGTAg GTTGCAGAACAGCTACACTGCCTCCCAGAGAACCAACCAAGACCTGGAGGAGAAGCTGCATGCCCTA ATTAAAAAGGCAGAGATGGACCGCAAGACGCTGGACTGGGAGATTGTAGAGCTCACTAATAAATTGCTTGATGCAAAAACTACCATCAATAAGCTGGAAGAACTCAAC GAACGCTACCGACAGGACTGTAACCTCGCGGTACAGCTGCTCAAGTGTAACAAGTCCCACTTCAGGAACCACAAGTTTGCTGAT cttCCCTATGAGCTGCAGGACATGGTCAATAAGCATTTGCACAGCACTCAGGAGTCTTCAGGCCCTGGTCAAGAGGCAACCCATACCTTGGCCCCGTCTGATGTTGTGCCCACCTCAGTCATTGCCAGAGTTCTGGAGAAGCCAGAATCTCTGGTGCTGAATTCAGCCAAGTCCAGCAGTGGCAGCTGTCCCATGGCTGAGGATGTGTTTGTGCACGTGGACATGAGTGGAGCCCCTCCTGATGCCTGCAACAGTGCGggacagctggggaaggagggaggggatgcGGGCAAGCAGCAGAACGGTGGCTGCAAGCCGCAGAGCAGTGTGGAAAGCGTGCCCGAGGACGTGCCAGCCTTTGAGAAGCTAAGTCCGTACCCTACGCCATCACCCCCCCATCCCATGTACCCTGGGCGCAAAGTGATCGAGTTCTCTGAGGACAAAGTAAGGATCCCGAAGAACAGCCCCCTGCCCAACTGTACGTATGCTACGCGCCAGGCCATCTCGCTCAGCCTGGTACAGAGCGAGGACGAGAGCTGTGACAGGCACCGGacgctccccagcagccccgctTCGGAAGGGCGCCGCTCGGCCTCCAGCTGTTCCTGCCAGCAGTCCCCCAAAGCAGCCAGGGCTCACGGCTCTTCCCAGAGCAGCCCGTTCAGCAGCCCTCCCCAAATCCCGAGCGCCTTcgccagctctgccagctctgaGGAGGACCTGCTGGCCAACTGGCAGCGTATGTTCGTGGACAAGGCGCCCCCCACCTCGGAGCGGGTGCTGATGAACCGCACGGCCTTCAGCCGCGACACGGCCCCTGAGCTGCAGAAGAGGTTCAGCCGCTccatgcaggagctggggagggcagcCTCGGCTTACTCGGACGGCGAGGAGTCTgcgcagagctgcagctggaccGTGAGCCGGGACTCGAGCGTGGACACGGACAGCACCGAGTCCAGAGCCCGCAGGAGCCATTTCTCCTCCGACTACGGCACGGATTTCTCCCAGGATGAAGCCCAGAAGCTGTtgcagggaagtggtggaggcCCTGCTGAGCCTGGAAGCCCCCCACCGGAGAAGCACAAGGACTACGTGGACCTTGGCTTGCCCGAGAGCTCAGCTGACGAGAGAGAAATGTTGCTCCAGGGAAGCAAGGAGAGCAGCCAAGGAGGAGCTCAGGAGGAGAGtggagaaggcagcagggtcAAGCCTCCCTTCAGCCGACCGCACCGCAGCCCCAAGAGGATGGGGGTCCACCACTTACATCGCAAGGACAGTCTGACGCAAGCCCAGGAGCAAGGCAACCTTCTCAGCtga